One genomic segment of Coffea arabica cultivar ET-39 chromosome 6e, Coffea Arabica ET-39 HiFi, whole genome shotgun sequence includes these proteins:
- the LOC113694915 gene encoding putative receptor protein kinase ZmPK1: MISTLKSTTRFLEIYMCLLYIGCDLGTNFLKSKMRNQLTSSSLHSLCFLLSMSLFFHSTASEVGSYLARGATLSVQDEKGFIRSPDKSFTCGFLGDGSNAYWFAIWFTNSRDKTVVWMANRDRPVNGRGSKLSLRRNGAMVLTDIDGIVVWQTNPTSTDVSRAELLDSGNLVLKNFNGDMLWQSFDYPTDTLLPTQKFTKNERLVSPLRKGSYESGYFNLYFDSDNALRLIYDGPEISSIYWPNPDFNVYVNGRTNWNSTRIAALDDIGRFTSSDQLQFNVTDAGPGIKRRMTIDYDGNLRVSSLFSSTGLWEISWQALAQPCAVRGLCGRNGICVYSTTGMAKCSCPPGFVVSDPSDWNKGCKARFNLSRSNPQAVKFVAIPNADYYGFDLNSTQSITFEACRNICLGDSSCQAFGYRITGWGNCYLKSALFNGYLTPDFPGTIYIKVPQSLQISEPVTLQGSGPICGSKDAELLIGSSSMYDAVGRRVKWVYLYSFASALGAIELIFVSLGWFFLFRKTGVPATVEAGYQMIASQFRRFGYDELNKATKNFKEELGRGGSGSVYKGVLADGREVGVKRLGDVFQAEQEFWAEVSTIGKINHMNLVRMWGYCSEKRRKLLVYEYVENSSLDKHLFSRKNFLGWEQRFAVALGTAKGLAYLHHECLEWVIHCDVKPENILLDGDLQPKIADFGLAKLFQRGGGPGSEFSRIRGTKGYMAPEWALNQPITAKVDVYSYGVVILEMVKGIRLSNWATDDGDEQEAELTKCVRIIKRKIQQGEESWMEDIVDTRLQGKYSRKQVATLIGVGISCVEEDRKKRPTMASVVQTLLECDDYTTLPQ, from the coding sequence ATGATCTCCACGCTGAAGTCAACCACCAGATTTCTTGAAATTTATATGTGTCTGCTATATATTGGTTGTGATCTGGGCACGAATTTTTTGAAATCTAAAATGAGGAATCAGCTGACTTCCTCATCGTTGCATTCTTTGTGCTTTCTTCTTAGTATGTCTCTGTTCTTCCATTCTACAGCTTCAGAAGTGGGGAGTTACTTGGCAAGAGGTGCAACTCTCTCTGTGCAAGATGAGAAGGGATTCATCAGATCCCCAGATAAGTCATTCACTTGTGGGTTTCTCGGAGATGGAAGCAACGCTTATTGGTTTGCAATCTGGTTCACCAATTCAAGAGACAAAACAGTGGTTTGGATGGCTAACAGAGACAGGCCCGTTAATGGGCGCGGCTCAAAGCTGTCCCTCAGGCGAAATGGAGCCATGGTCTTGACAGATATCGATGGCATAGTTGTATGGCAAACCAACCCCACCTCGACTGATGTGTCTAGAGCAGAGCTTCTTGATTCCGGCAACCTTGTTCTCAAAAACTTCAATGGTGATATGCTCTGGCAGAGCTTTGATTATCCTACCGATACTCTATTGCCtactcaaaaattcaccaagaatGAAAGGTTGGTGTCTCCCTTGAGAAAAGGAAGCTATGAATCTGGTTACTTCAATTTGTATTTCGACAGCGACAACGCTTTGAGATTGATTTATGACGGGCCTGAGATATCGAGTATATATTGGCCTAACCCCGATTTTAATGTATACGTGAATGGACGAACAAACTGGAACAGCACAAGAATTGCTGCTTTGGATGATATAGGCAGGTTTACGTCAAGCGATCAGTTGCAATTCAATGTCACTGATGCGGGTCCAGGGATCAAACGAAGGATGACAATTGACTACGATGGAAATCTCAGAGTCTCCAGCTTGTTCAGTTCAACTGGATTGTGGGAGATATCCTGGCAAGCTCTTGCACAACCGTGTGCTGTTCGCGGGCTGTGCGGAAGAAATGGGATTTGTGTCTATTCCACCACGGGGATGGCCAAGTGTTCCTGTCCTCCTGGGTTTGTGGTTAGTGACCCCAGTGATTGGAATAAAGGCTGCAAGGCCAGATTCAACCTCAGTCGGTCCAATCCTCAGGCAGTGAAATTTGTGGCTATTCCAAACGCAGATTACTATGGTTTTGATCTCAATTCCACCCAATCCATTACATTTGAAGCTTGCAGGAACATCTGCCTGGGGGATTCCAGTTGCCAAGCATTTGGCTACAGGATAACAGGATGGGGaaattgttatttaaaaagTGCACTTTTCAATGGCTATTTAACTCCGGATTTCCCTGGAACCATCTACATCAAAGTGCCTCAAAGTTTACAAATATCAGAACCGGTAACTCTTCAAGGTTCCGGTCCCATTTGTGGATCCAAGGATGCAGAACTATTAATAGGTTCCTCTTCTATGTATGATGCAGTGGGGAGAAGAGTGAAATGGGTTTATCTGTACTCATTCGCTTCTGCACTCGGTGCAATCGAACTTATATTTGTTTCTCTGGGCTGGTTTTTCCTGTTCAGGAAAACGGGTGTTCCGGCTACAGTTGAGGCCGGATATCAGATGATAGCAAGTCAGTTTAGAAGATTTGGCTACGATGAACTCAATAAGgcaaccaaaaatttcaaggaagaGCTTGGGAGAGGAGGCTCTGGATCTGTTTACAAAGGTGTCTTGGCAGATGGCAGGGAGGTGGGTGTAAAGAGGCTGGGAGATGTATTTCAGGCTGAACAAGAATTTTGGGCAGAAGTGAGCACCATAGGCAAAATCAATCACATGAATCTGGTAAGAATGTGGGGATATTGTTCAGAGAAGAGACGCAAACTTCTGGTGTACGAGTATGTAGAAAACTCGTCTCTTGACAAGCATCTTTTTAGCAGGAAGAATTTTCTCGGATGGGAACAGAGGTTTGCGGTGGCACTGGGGACAGCGAAAGGTCTGGCCTATCTTCACCATGAATGTCTAGAATGGGTCATCCACTGTGATGTAAAGCCAGAAAACATACTTCTTGATGGGGACCTTCAACCCAAGATTGCTGATTTTGGGCTGGCAAAGCTGTTTCAGAGAGGGGGAGGACCAGGCTCGGAGTTCTCAAGGATCAGAGGAACAAAAGGGTACATGGCTCCAGAATGGGCTCTGAATCAACCAATTACTGCAAAAGTGGACGTTTACAGCTACGGAGTTGTGATCCTGGAGATGGTTAAAGGGATTAGGCTCTCGAATTGGGCGACAGATGATGGTGACGAGCAAGAAGCGGAGCTGACCAAATGTGTGAGGATAATCAAGAGGAAAATTCAGCAAGGGGAGGAGTCCTGGATGGAGGATATCGTGGACACAAGATTGCAAGGGAAATACAGTAGGAAGCAAGTGGCAACGTTAATCGGGGTTGGTATTTCCTGCGTGGAGGAAGACAGGAAGAAGCGGCCCACAATGGCTTCGGTGGTTCAAACTCTACTAGAATGCGACGACTATACCACTCTGCCTCAGTAA
- the LOC113694575 gene encoding uncharacterized protein — protein MTLHMGWAGNEAVEAQIQNGNPPLLSSHPLGFPIIINPLGPHPKDETSSPFLSPNRLLKSPNQITPQIRLPPTKFFFFFFKAFFFFEESFWGRSEPLILFLHPLLFFFSKLRKTRPKRAPLLTDKSSLIKKKREKKKQLRKANTMTKINALRRFLLACIYPASTSPVHPSTTTATATPKKRLSTSLRDDLDDPHSQHHDNQVEEDSSEPPTPTTIAPPSAPPRPSKTMVIGTIFGHRRGGHVWFCVQHDRLNTKPALLLELSIPTSTLIQEMRCGLVRIALEFKDDSPESELSRCPLHSVPVWTLFCNGRKLGFAVRRKATDQNRLMLKTMQSTTVGAGVIPSGFGSGPGSGSEELMYMRANYECVIGNADSESFHLINPDDGPGQELSIFLLRSR, from the coding sequence ATGACGCTTCATATGGGCTGGGCTGGGAATGAGGCGGTTGAGGCCCAAATCCAGAATGGAAACCCGCCTTTACTCTCATCTCACCCTCTTGGCttcccaataattataaatccCTTGGGACCCCATCCCAAAGACGAAACCTCCTCCCCATTTTTATCCCCCAATCGTCTTCTAAAATCTCCCAACCAAATTACACCGCAAATAAGATTACCCcccaccaaattttttttttttttttttaaagctttcttcttctttgaagAATCCTTCTGGGGCCGAAGCGAACCCCTTATTCTATTCCTTCATCCGTTGCTCTTCTTCTTCTCGAAGTTGAGAAAAACCCGCCCAAAAAGGGCCCCCCTTCTCACAGATAAATCATCACTCAtcaagaagaaaagggaaaaaaaaaagcaactccGAAAGGCGAATACCATGACGAAGATCAACGCCCTACGACGGTTTCTTCTCGCTTGCATCTACCCGGCCTCTACTTCTCCAGTCCACCcctccaccaccaccgccaCCGCCACCCCCAAGAAACGCCTCAGCACCTCCCTCCGTGACGACCTCGACGACCCACATTCCCAGCACCACGATAACCAAGTCGAAGAAGACTCCTCTGAGCCTCCCACCCCAACCACCATCGCTCCGCCGTCCGCTCCACCGCGCCCCTCCAAGACAATGGTTATCGGCACCATCTTTGGCCACCGTCGGGGCGGTCACGTCTGGTTCTGCGTCCAACACGACCGCCTTAATACTAAACCCGCCCTCCTCCTCGAGCTTTCCATCCCGACCTCCACATTGATCCAAGAAATGCGTTGCGGCCTCGTCAGAATCGCTCTCGAGTTCAAGGACGACTCCCCGGAGTCGGAGCTCAGTCGCTGCCCTCTCCACTCTGTCCCAGTCTGGACTTTGTTCTGCAACGGCAGGAAACTCGGGTTCGCCGTCCGCCGGAAGGCCACTGATCAGAATCGACTCATGCTGAAGACCATGCAGTCCACAACCGTGGGGGCGGGTGTGATCCCATCCGGGTTTGGATCAGGACCCGGATCCGGGTCCGAGGAGCTCATGTACATGAGGGCCAACTATGAGTGTGTGATAGGGAATGCGGACTCGGAGTCGTTTCATCTAATCAACCCGGATGATGGGCCGGGTCAAGAACTCAGCATCTTCTTGCTGAGATCAAGGTGA
- the LOC113694584 gene encoding protein RETICULATA, chloroplastic: MGCSSGFRVSHFLNLQNEAVSRSPSLSVILSDVQGFSNNGKENRHCHSFRIRQRLFSVKLSNPGGEPECGARLSSVPKETCISSPGKDFKVSDSNYLSKDDSAQRNVDSGGGGHGGNGKFPGGGGSGGGDNGENDNEEEEFGPLLKFEEVIGETEARGTSLPADMLEAAKSLGIRKVLLLRYLDLQGSAWPLGFAMKSCSMLRNRMLADPSFLFKIGTEIVIDSCCATFAEVQKRGKDFWAEFELYAADLLVGVVVNVALVGMLAPYARIGQSSASQGLFSCLQRAYGALPSSVFEAERPGCQFTINQRIGTYFFKGIMYGLVGFGCGIVGQGIANMIMNAKRSVKRSEDDIPVPPLLKSAALWGVFLAVSSNTRYQIINGLERLVEASPVARQVPSVAMAFTVGIRFANNVYGGMQFVDWARWSGVQ; this comes from the exons ATGGGCTGTTCATCTGGATTTCGAGTGTCCCATTTCTTGAATTTGCAAAATGAGGCAGTTTCGAGAAGCCCAAGCTTGAGTGTGATTCTTTCTGATGTTCAAGGGTTTAGTAATAATGGGAAAGAAAACCGCCATTGTCATTCTTTCAGAATAAGGCAGAGGCTTTTCTCTGTGAAGTTGTCGAATCCAGGAGGTGAGCCAGAATGTGGTGCCAGACTGAGTTCCGTACCCAAAGAAACTTGTATATCCTCTCCGGGGAAGGATTTCAAGGTGTCAGACAGTAATTACTTGTCGAAAGATGATAGTGCTCAAAGAAATGTAGACAGCGGAGGTGGTGGACACGGTGGAAATGGGAAATTTCCCGGTGGAGGGGGCAGTGGAGGGGGTGACAATGGGGAGAACGACAATGAAGAAGAGGAGTTTGGGCCGTTACTCAAGTTTGAGGAGGTGATTGGGGAGACTGAGGCTCGTGGAACTAGTCTTCCAGCAGATATGCTGGAGGCTGCCAAGAGCTTGGGGATCAGGAAAGTGCTTCTTCTCAGATATTTGGACCTGCAG GGTTCGGCGTGGCCTTTGGGATTTGCCATGAAATCATGCTCAATGCTCCGAAATCGAATGTTGGCCGATCCTTCATTTCTTTTCAAAATCGGAACAGAG ATTGTTATTGATTCTTGTTGTGCAACATTTGCGGAAGTTCAAAAGAGGGGCAAAGACTTCTGGGCAGAATTTGAATTATATGCTGCTGATCTTTTGGTTGGGGTTGTTGTCAATGTGGCTTTAGTTGGAATGCTAGCACCATATGCTCGGATTGGACAATCATCTGCGTCTCAAGGACTTTTCAGTTGCTTGCAGAGAGCTTATGGTGCTCTTCCTAGCAG TGTATTTGAGGCAGAAAGGCCTGGTTGTCAATTTACCATAAACCAGAGGATTGGTACTTACTTTTTTAAG GGTATTATGTACGGATTGGTTGGGTTTGGATGTGGCATTGTTGGTCAAGGAATTGCAAATATGATAATGAATGCCAAACG GAGCGTAAAGAGATCAGAAGATGATATACCTGTTCCGCCACTACTGAAGAGTGCAGCTCTCTGGG GTGTTTTCCTTGCAGTTTCTTCCAACACCCGCTATCAGATTATAAATGGTTTGGAGCGCTTGGTAGAAGCATCTCCCGTCGCTAGACAGGTTCCATCAGTTGCAATGGCTTTTACGGTTGGTATAAGATTTGCCAATAATGTCTACGGTGGAATGCAGTTTGTTGACTGGGCCAGGTGGAGTGGCGTCCAataa